ATCGGTCAATCCGGGAAAGTTGTGTGAACTTCGACTGTGGGTGAGTGTGGGAAGCGAGAGCCCTTAGCGGCTTGGCAGAATCGGCTGGCGCTTATCTACAGGGCCGCGCGCCTAGAGTCACGGGATCACGGGATCCGCTCTCCGCAGACCTAACCTTAGAGAGTCGCAGTGTCGATACCTAAGCTCTTTACCTGGCTGGACTTTCCTCGGAAGCGTACAGGTGCTGAAGTGAATACAAGCTAGAAGATTTCTTCTGCTGATTTGCTCATACACATTCTTTGGTTCTACTCTCAAGTCGCATTCGTGCGCACTTTTCTCAAGCAAGATGGCAGCCAACAAGCAGGGAAAGATGGTGAGTTTCTTAAGACCTTTCTCCTCAGCTTATATTCTTCTCGCAATTGCGTGGCGTGTAATCCATCGGTGTGATTGCTGACTTTTTCATTTCCCTCTAGCAAAACCTCGTAAGTGATGTTGAGCGCAGTGAGCCATACGCGTGAAAATCTAACATGACTTTAGATCAACTACCGGATGAGAGTTACCTTGAACGATGGGCGACAGATGACGGGTCAAATGCTCGCATTCGATAAGGTGTGTTTAATTGCAATTAATGATCTACGTATCCGCGGTCGCTGACCCTTTCCGCAGCACATGAACCTAGTCCTCGCCGATACAGAAGAATTCCGTCGTGTCAAGCGGAAAGCCAAGTCGGCCCCCGGCAACGCGCCTCTCGTTGAAGCGGAAGAAAAGCGAACTCTCGGCCTAACAATTGTGCGCGGTACTCATGTTGTTTCCTGCTCCGTCGATGGACCTCCTCCAGCCGACCCCTCAGCACGACTTGGAACTGGTGGCCCCAATGTTCCCAGTGCCGCCGCTACTCTCGCCGCTGGCCCTGGAATCAGCAAACCCGCTGGACGTGGTCTGCCggttgggcttggaggacctgctgctggcgtcgGTGGtccgcctcctcccccagGCGGTTTCCCTGGATTCCCTCCTGGTGGATTCCCAGGTGGTCCCCCACCGGGCTTCGGTGGACGTGGTGGCCCGGGAGCTGGACCCCGTAAGTTTTATTTCATTCCTAATCTTTTAATACACACCGTTCTAACGAGTATTAGCCGGTTTCGCTCCTCCCCCAGGATTTGgtgctcctccagctcgtaAGTATCTCTCTTAGAAATTGCCACGATACTGTGGACTGACTTTTCTGCTCTAGCTGGCGGTTTCCAGCCTCCACCTGGCTTCCAACCTCCGGGTCAAGGCCGGGGATACCCTCCACCAGGTTTTGGAGGGCGGTGATTTGAAAAGTG
This genomic interval from Aspergillus puulaauensis MK2 DNA, chromosome 7, nearly complete sequence contains the following:
- a CDS encoding small nuclear ribonucleoprotein-associated protein (COG:A;~EggNog:ENOG410PPAD;~InterPro:IPR010920,IPR001163;~PFAM:PF01423) produces the protein MAANKQGKMQNLINYRMRVTLNDGRQMTGQMLAFDKHMNLVLADTEEFRRVKRKAKSAPGNAPLVEAEEKRTLGLTIVRGTHVVSCSVDGPPPADPSARLGTGGPNVPSAAATLAAGPGISKPAGRGLPVGLGGPAAGVGGPPPPPGGFPGFPPGGFPGGPPPGFGGRGGPGAGPPGFAPPPGFGAPPAPGGFQPPPGFQPPGQGRGYPPPGFGGR